A window from Chryseobacterium vaccae encodes these proteins:
- a CDS encoding hemin-degrading factor, whose amino-acid sequence MSTLVNDLKEKWEALKAENPHIRIRNAAAQLEVSEAELLATSVGEGVTILKPEFQNILTEAEQLGKVMALTRNDECVHERKGTYLNGDFSSPHAQLFVGEDIDLRIFLNHWKFAFAVVEGDKKSLQFFGKDGLALHKIYLTKDSNGAAFDAIAEKYKAEDQNEALVFEAVAPKAAEKPDSEIDAEGFRKAWTELKDTHDFFMMTRKFGVSRTQALRLAPEGFTKKIDNAKVVNVLEDASEKNIPIMVFVGNRGIIQIHTGNVKKTLWHQQWFNVMDPDFNLHMDVTKISEAWIVKKPTEDGEVTAIEVFNKEGDFIVQFFGKRKPGIPELQEWKDLVTELEK is encoded by the coding sequence ATGAGCACATTAGTTAATGACCTAAAGGAAAAATGGGAAGCTCTGAAAGCAGAAAATCCACACATCAGAATAAGAAATGCAGCAGCTCAGCTGGAAGTAAGCGAAGCTGAACTATTGGCAACAAGTGTGGGAGAAGGAGTAACCATTCTGAAGCCTGAATTTCAGAATATCCTTACCGAAGCAGAGCAGCTTGGAAAAGTAATGGCTCTTACCCGCAATGATGAGTGTGTACATGAAAGAAAAGGAACTTACCTGAACGGAGATTTCAGCAGTCCTCATGCCCAGCTTTTTGTAGGGGAAGATATTGATCTGAGAATTTTCCTTAACCATTGGAAATTTGCTTTTGCTGTAGTGGAAGGAGATAAAAAAAGCCTTCAGTTCTTCGGAAAAGACGGACTTGCCCTACATAAAATCTACCTTACAAAGGACAGTAACGGAGCTGCTTTCGATGCCATTGCTGAAAAATATAAAGCTGAAGATCAGAATGAAGCCTTAGTTTTTGAAGCAGTAGCTCCAAAGGCCGCAGAAAAACCGGATTCTGAGATTGATGCAGAAGGATTCAGAAAAGCATGGACAGAATTAAAAGATACCCACGATTTCTTTATGATGACCAGAAAATTCGGAGTGAGCAGAACACAGGCCTTAAGACTGGCTCCTGAAGGATTTACTAAGAAAATCGATAATGCTAAAGTAGTCAACGTACTGGAAGATGCTTCAGAAAAGAACATTCCGATCATGGTGTTTGTAGGAAACAGAGGAATTATCCAGATCCACACCGGAAATGTAAAGAAAACCCTTTGGCATCAGCAGTGGTTCAATGTAATGGACCCGGATTTCAACCTGCATATGGATGTTACAAAAATTTCGGAAGCGTGGATCGTTAAGAAACCAACAGAAGACGGAGAGGTGACTGCCATCGAAGTATTCAACAAAGAAGGAGATTTCATCGTTCAGTTCTTCGGAAAAAGAAAACCGGGAATCCCTGAACTACAGGAATGGAAAGACCTTGTAACAGAATTAGAAAAATAA
- a CDS encoding MarR family winged helix-turn-helix transcriptional regulator: MDNSNPPKLENQICFPLYVIAKEITGLYRPFLDELDITYPQYLVLMVLWESDGVTVSHIGEKVFLDSGTLTPLLKRLESKGIIDRKRKKEDERVVEVFLTESGKQLQKKACEIPGKIQNKIGIETEDLIHLKETIQKILNKIEK; encoded by the coding sequence ATGGATAATTCAAACCCGCCAAAATTAGAAAACCAGATCTGCTTTCCCTTATATGTTATTGCTAAAGAGATCACAGGTCTTTACCGTCCTTTTCTGGATGAGCTTGATATTACCTATCCTCAATACCTTGTACTAATGGTATTATGGGAGAGTGACGGGGTTACGGTAAGCCATATTGGTGAAAAAGTTTTCCTGGACAGCGGAACCTTAACTCCCCTTCTGAAAAGATTGGAGAGTAAAGGAATTATTGACCGAAAACGGAAAAAAGAAGATGAAAGAGTGGTTGAAGTATTTTTAACGGAATCAGGGAAACAGCTGCAAAAGAAAGCCTGTGAAATTCCCGGAAAAATCCAGAATAAAATCGGTATAGAAACCGAAGATCTTATTCACCTTAAGGAAACGATCCAAAAAATTTTAAACAAAATAGAAAAATAA
- a CDS encoding NAD(P)H-dependent oxidoreductase → MSLIEDLQWRHAVKAYDSNKKVSEEDLNKILEAARLAPTSSGLQPFRIIVVENQELKNKMVAGALNPEVMRDSSHVLVFAAWDSYSNEKIDKVYDYHTDVRELPRGRFGSYTDKIKEMYNAQSSEEHFAHTARQTYIALGMALAQAAELKIDSTPAEGFSNQVVDEILGLKELGLRSVSLLYLGYRDETNDWLSSMKKVRIPMEEFIIKK, encoded by the coding sequence ATGTCATTAATAGAAGATTTACAATGGAGACATGCGGTAAAAGCATATGATTCCAACAAAAAAGTATCTGAAGAGGATCTGAACAAAATTTTAGAAGCTGCGAGATTAGCACCCACTTCCTCAGGGTTACAGCCTTTCCGCATTATTGTTGTGGAAAATCAGGAGTTAAAAAATAAAATGGTGGCCGGTGCCCTGAATCCTGAAGTGATGAGAGATTCTTCTCATGTTCTTGTATTCGCTGCATGGGACAGCTATTCTAATGAAAAGATCGATAAAGTATATGACTACCACACCGATGTAAGAGAACTTCCAAGAGGACGTTTCGGGTCTTATACCGATAAAATTAAGGAGATGTACAACGCTCAGAGTTCTGAAGAACATTTTGCCCACACTGCCAGACAAACGTATATCGCTCTGGGAATGGCCCTTGCTCAGGCGGCCGAGTTAAAAATTGACAGTACTCCGGCAGAAGGTTTCAGCAATCAGGTTGTGGATGAAATTCTTGGATTAAAAGAATTGGGACTTAGAAGTGTAAGCCTTTTATACCTCGGATACAGAGATGAAACGAATGACTGGCTGTCTTCTATGAAAAAAGTAAGGATTCCAATGGAGGAATTTATCATCAAAAAGTAA
- a CDS encoding HmuY family protein yields MKKILFYLLIGSSFIAQSCINNNEDPVAVPPSQGKIVDPSIGGDKEPNQVWIDLSDVNDDGTPKQTVNVRTDWDLAFYSGNNGFKVILNSSITMAAAKIPNVTDIAAVKDSDLTALKAKVKVGNYNPANSIYVDDVTGNFPSGYTAIEGIAANDAENGVYLVNMGKELYVGNVALGSVSTGGADRGWMKIQVVRSGEGYKIKYGGLNDTTLKEAIISKKSNYNYTFYSLKEGKEVSIQPEKNKWDISFSVFTNLIEGAGSYSYADFVLTNNMGNVGAYEVKVASGSTIEAFNNFEKADVVDSKLVYNDQRVIGGGWREVGPSGYQVIGNVFYVIKDAEGTYYKLRFTRLTSSEGVRGHSSFQYKALK; encoded by the coding sequence ATGAAAAAAATACTATTTTATCTCCTTATAGGTTCATCATTTATTGCTCAGTCATGTATCAATAATAATGAAGATCCAGTGGCTGTACCGCCGTCGCAGGGAAAGATCGTGGATCCTTCCATAGGTGGTGACAAAGAGCCCAATCAGGTTTGGATAGACCTTAGTGATGTGAATGATGATGGAACTCCCAAGCAGACGGTGAATGTAAGAACAGACTGGGACCTGGCATTTTATTCAGGAAATAACGGATTTAAGGTAATATTAAACTCATCAATTACCATGGCTGCTGCAAAAATTCCGAATGTAACGGATATTGCAGCTGTGAAAGATTCAGACTTGACAGCTTTAAAGGCTAAGGTAAAAGTAGGAAATTATAATCCTGCGAATTCTATATACGTTGATGATGTAACCGGTAACTTTCCTTCCGGATATACTGCAATAGAAGGAATCGCAGCCAATGATGCTGAGAATGGAGTATACCTGGTTAATATGGGTAAAGAACTTTATGTAGGAAATGTAGCATTGGGTTCAGTTTCTACTGGAGGTGCCGACAGAGGCTGGATGAAAATTCAGGTTGTGAGAAGTGGTGAAGGTTATAAAATAAAATACGGAGGTCTTAATGATACTACGCTGAAAGAAGCCATCATCAGTAAGAAAAGTAACTATAATTATACTTTTTACAGCTTAAAAGAAGGCAAAGAAGTAAGCATCCAGCCGGAAAAAAATAAATGGGATATATCCTTCTCTGTATTTACCAACCTTATTGAAGGAGCGGGAAGCTACAGCTATGCAGATTTTGTACTGACCAATAATATGGGCAATGTAGGCGCTTACGAAGTAAAAGTAGCATCAGGTTCCACAATTGAAGCATTTAATAATTTCGAGAAGGCAGATGTTGTAGACTCCAAGCTGGTATATAATGATCAGAGAGTAATAGGGGGAGGATGGAGAGAAGTAGGACCTTCGGGATATCAGGTAATAGGCAACGTTTTTTATGTGATCAAAGATGCTGAAGGGACCTATTATAAATTAAGATTTACCAGACTTACAAGCAGTGAGGGAGTCAGAGGGCATTCATCATTCCAGTATAAAGCATTAAAATAA
- a CDS encoding peptide deformylase, with the protein MKKLSFLFVLFIGVVNAQKLTPAELSIINQGDISTALPIYQTTDGHQHKTLLAFSSEIDATDPHTAVLVKRMKESLLSTDGGVGIAAPQVGINRKVIWVQRFDKQDEPLEYFINPVIVWKSDIQNLGPEGDLSIPDFRDQFYRSKVIQLEYVDLKGQRYSEIVEGFTAVIFQHEIDHLFGILISDKKEREKNDAYKKVDAYQKTDLMRR; encoded by the coding sequence ATGAAAAAATTATCCTTTCTGTTCGTTTTATTTATCGGGGTTGTTAATGCTCAGAAGCTGACACCGGCTGAACTTTCAATCATCAATCAGGGAGACATCAGCACTGCGCTTCCTATTTACCAGACTACAGACGGTCATCAGCATAAAACATTATTGGCTTTTTCTTCAGAAATTGATGCAACAGACCCTCATACAGCTGTTTTAGTTAAGAGAATGAAAGAGTCTCTTCTTTCTACAGACGGGGGAGTGGGGATTGCAGCACCGCAAGTAGGCATCAACAGAAAAGTAATCTGGGTACAGCGTTTTGATAAACAGGATGAACCTTTGGAATATTTCATTAATCCGGTTATTGTCTGGAAATCAGATATACAAAATCTCGGTCCTGAAGGTGATCTTTCCATTCCTGATTTCAGAGACCAGTTCTACAGAAGCAAAGTAATCCAATTAGAATATGTTGATTTGAAAGGGCAGAGATATTCAGAGATTGTAGAAGGTTTCACAGCTGTTATTTTCCAGCACGAAATAGACCATCTTTTCGGCATCCTGATTTCCGATAAAAAAGAACGGGAAAAGAATGATGCTTACAAAAAAGTTGATGCCTATCAAAAGACTGATCTGATGCGAAGGTAG
- a CDS encoding heme ABC transporter ATP-binding protein, which produces MIKAHQISYKHKDFYILDGVDVSLEYGEFLAIVGPNGAGKSSLLSVLANEIKNKQKVLFKDKPISEWNVQELSKHKAKFSQHNSNDIPLDVKDVVMMGRYPYFDAQPGKEDTEAADGMMNETDIFHLKEREYNTLSGGEKQRVHLSRVMAQLQNDIAHKLVFLDEPLNNLDIKHQYKALEIIKNFTQKANSAIVVLHDLNLAAQFADKILLMKSGKVSAYGTPQEVFTAENISHAYNFPCTICGHPITNNPMIIFG; this is translated from the coding sequence ATGATAAAGGCACATCAGATCAGTTATAAGCACAAAGATTTTTATATTCTGGATGGCGTAGATGTTTCTTTGGAATATGGAGAATTTCTTGCCATTGTAGGACCGAACGGGGCCGGAAAATCAAGCCTGCTGAGTGTTCTGGCCAATGAAATAAAGAACAAACAGAAGGTGCTTTTTAAAGATAAACCAATCAGTGAATGGAACGTACAAGAGCTTTCAAAGCATAAGGCGAAATTTTCCCAGCACAACAGCAATGATATTCCTCTGGATGTAAAAGATGTAGTGATGATGGGAAGATATCCGTACTTCGATGCCCAGCCGGGAAAAGAAGATACAGAAGCTGCAGACGGCATGATGAATGAAACCGATATTTTCCATCTGAAAGAAAGGGAATACAATACCTTGTCCGGAGGAGAAAAACAACGGGTGCATCTTTCAAGAGTGATGGCCCAGCTGCAGAATGATATTGCCCATAAACTGGTTTTTCTGGATGAACCGTTGAATAATTTAGATATAAAACATCAGTATAAAGCACTGGAGATTATTAAAAACTTTACCCAAAAGGCCAATAGTGCTATTGTCGTACTGCATGATCTGAACCTGGCAGCACAGTTTGCCGATAAAATTTTATTAATGAAATCAGGAAAGGTTTCCGCCTATGGAACGCCGCAGGAAGTTTTTACTGCTGAAAATATCAGTCACGCCTATAATTTCCCGTGTACCATTTGCGGACATCCTATTACCAATAACCCTATGATCATTTTTGGATAA
- a CDS encoding class I SAM-dependent methyltransferase: MEKDDLKILAQNLANPQGEKGIEIGEMMNETNISMTLESIKTLLIEDHEHILEIGHGNAGHVKHIFSKAQNLKYTGIDISETMHQEAKKLNREFEGKADFILYEGQKLPFDDKTFDKIFTVNTVYFWKEPVAFLNEIYRVLKKDGTVVLTFGQRDFMEKLPFTEFDFTLYSNTEMEELVSKSHFKRMKISEKEEEIKSKTGDETITRIYTVLTIKK, translated from the coding sequence ATGGAAAAAGACGATTTAAAGATCCTCGCACAGAATCTTGCCAATCCTCAGGGAGAAAAAGGAATAGAGATCGGTGAGATGATGAATGAAACCAACATCAGCATGACCTTGGAAAGTATCAAAACACTTTTAATAGAAGATCATGAGCATATTCTGGAAATAGGGCATGGCAATGCAGGACATGTAAAACATATTTTCAGCAAAGCCCAAAACCTGAAGTATACAGGAATTGATATTTCCGAAACCATGCATCAGGAAGCGAAAAAGCTGAATAGGGAATTTGAAGGTAAAGCAGATTTTATATTATACGAAGGACAGAAACTTCCTTTTGACGATAAAACCTTCGATAAAATATTCACTGTCAATACGGTTTATTTCTGGAAAGAGCCAGTAGCGTTTTTAAATGAAATCTACAGAGTGCTGAAGAAAGACGGAACAGTAGTTCTTACTTTCGGACAAAGGGATTTCATGGAAAAATTGCCATTCACAGAATTTGATTTTACCCTGTACAGCAATACCGAAATGGAAGAACTGGTTTCCAAAAGCCATTTCAAAAGAATGAAGATCTCCGAAAAAGAAGAAGAAATAAAAAGCAAAACAGGAGACGAAACTATAACAAGAATTTATACAGTTTTAACCATAAAAAAATAA
- a CDS encoding FecCD family ABC transporter permease → MRTQSKLYFYLTISTVLLVIIAVLALNTGVYDFGGNSPFKVLWQYIKGEPGISLSDKYVIWDVRAARIIMAILIGSMLSVSGTSLQGLFKNPLATGDLIGLTSGATLLAAIAIVLGGHFKQYLPEAVQFSLVGISAFIGSFLSMMLVYRISTSGGKTNVVMMLLTGVAITAIGFSITGFLIYISKDEQLRDLTFWNLGSLAAATWTKNIILAIVLIISYIILLPKGKALNAMMLGEKDAQHLGINVERLKKQIIITVALMVGSCVAFSGTIGFVGLIVPYILRLLFKSNYTFILPLSALYGSILLLTADTFSRSIVEPSELPIGILTALMGGPIFIAILVKFKKSL, encoded by the coding sequence TTGAGAACACAAAGTAAACTATACTTTTATCTAACTATAAGCACAGTACTGCTTGTCATCATAGCAGTACTGGCGCTTAATACAGGAGTCTACGATTTTGGAGGCAATTCACCTTTCAAAGTTTTGTGGCAGTATATAAAAGGAGAACCGGGAATATCTTTAAGCGATAAATATGTAATCTGGGATGTGAGAGCAGCCAGAATTATTATGGCTATTTTAATAGGAAGTATGCTGTCGGTATCGGGAACAAGTCTTCAGGGACTTTTCAAAAACCCTCTGGCGACGGGAGATTTAATAGGACTTACATCGGGAGCAACGCTGCTGGCGGCAATTGCCATTGTTTTAGGAGGACATTTCAAACAGTATCTTCCTGAAGCCGTACAATTTTCACTGGTGGGAATTTCCGCATTTATAGGATCTTTTTTATCAATGATGCTGGTGTACAGAATTTCAACAAGCGGAGGAAAAACCAATGTAGTGATGATGCTTCTTACCGGTGTTGCCATTACAGCGATCGGGTTTTCAATTACAGGTTTCCTGATCTATATTTCAAAAGATGAACAGCTTAGGGATCTTACATTCTGGAACCTGGGAAGTCTTGCCGCAGCAACTTGGACGAAGAATATTATTCTGGCCATCGTCCTGATCATTTCCTATATCATACTTCTTCCGAAAGGAAAAGCACTGAACGCAATGATGTTGGGAGAAAAAGACGCTCAGCATCTAGGAATTAACGTAGAAAGACTGAAAAAACAGATCATTATCACTGTAGCTCTTATGGTGGGAAGCTGTGTGGCATTTTCAGGAACAATAGGCTTTGTAGGACTGATTGTCCCGTATATTTTAAGGCTTTTATTTAAATCCAATTATACGTTTATTCTGCCTTTGTCGGCTTTATACGGAAGTATACTGCTTCTTACGGCAGATACTTTCAGCAGAAGTATTGTAGAACCTTCGGAACTGCCGATCGGGATTCTTACAGCACTTATGGGAGGCCCCATTTTTATCGCTATTTTAGTTAAATTCAAAAAATCGCTGTAA
- a CDS encoding SDR family oxidoreductase translates to MQRFKNKTILITGGTNGMGLGTAEQFIREGGRAVITGRSEETVHKALEKLGENAFGIVSNAGKMQDLMNLRNEVLKYTESIDVLFPNAGYGRFAPIENVETEQFDELFNMLVKGPFFTVQQILPMMKRGSSVIFNTSVATEIAMPNFSVYSAAKSAVQSFIKTFAVELTDRGIRVNGISPGHIKTNIFNNTGLTAEQIDQAVIGIIPTIPFKRQGEPTEIANTVLFLASDDASYIHGAEIKVDVGISVIR, encoded by the coding sequence ATGCAGCGATTTAAAAACAAAACCATTTTAATTACAGGCGGAACCAACGGAATGGGATTGGGCACAGCGGAACAGTTTATCCGTGAAGGTGGAAGGGCAGTTATTACGGGCAGAAGTGAAGAGACTGTCCATAAAGCTTTAGAAAAATTAGGAGAAAATGCTTTTGGAATTGTTTCCAATGCCGGGAAAATGCAGGATCTGATGAATCTGCGTAATGAGGTGCTGAAGTACACCGAAAGTATTGATGTACTCTTTCCCAATGCCGGATATGGAAGGTTTGCTCCAATTGAAAATGTGGAGACAGAGCAGTTTGACGAACTTTTCAATATGCTGGTGAAGGGCCCTTTCTTTACCGTTCAGCAGATCCTGCCGATGATGAAAAGAGGAAGTTCGGTGATTTTCAATACTTCTGTAGCAACTGAAATTGCGATGCCGAATTTTTCGGTGTATTCAGCAGCGAAATCGGCGGTACAGTCTTTTATTAAAACCTTTGCAGTAGAATTAACAGATCGTGGGATACGGGTGAATGGAATCAGCCCCGGCCATATTAAAACCAATATTTTTAATAATACAGGTCTGACCGCTGAACAGATTGATCAGGCGGTTATCGGTATTATCCCTACAATCCCCTTTAAAAGACAGGGAGAACCTACAGAGATTGCCAATACAGTCCTATTTCTGGCTTCGGATGATGCCTCTTATATTCATGGTGCAGAAATAAAGGTAGATGTGGGAATTTCTGTGATCCGTTAA
- a CDS encoding protein-glutamine glutaminase gives MKNLILSMMAFVSVLSLNACADSNANQDLTTKESNVALKDFGKTIPVGIEEENGTLKVSFIVTAQFYTIQQTKENEGYVEMLRQAVKNETPVHVFLKPNTSEIAKIEKATDEDLRYFKSVLSKEVKEETNKLTSALPNVATLNSMFTLIKNQACGTSTASSPCITFRYPVDGCYARAHKMRQILINNGYDAEKQFVYGNLKASTGTCCVSWSYHVALLVSYKNASGVTEKRIFDPSLFPSGPVTDAVWRAACANSSCGSVSVSSYANTAGNVYYRSPAGALMYDNSYINTNCVLTTFSSLSGCSPSPAPYVGHCGF, from the coding sequence ATGAAAAATCTTATCCTATCCATGATGGCATTTGTGAGCGTTCTGTCACTTAATGCCTGTGCCGATTCCAATGCGAATCAGGACCTGACCACCAAAGAAAGCAACGTTGCTTTAAAAGACTTTGGAAAAACCATTCCGGTGGGGATTGAGGAAGAAAACGGAACCCTTAAAGTTTCATTCATTGTTACCGCACAGTTCTATACCATTCAGCAGACCAAAGAAAATGAAGGTTATGTCGAAATGCTCCGACAAGCCGTGAAAAATGAAACCCCTGTTCATGTTTTCCTTAAGCCAAATACCTCTGAAATTGCAAAAATTGAAAAAGCGACCGATGAAGATCTTCGTTATTTTAAATCTGTTTTATCAAAAGAAGTAAAAGAAGAAACCAATAAACTGACCAGCGCTCTACCTAATGTTGCGACTTTAAACAGTATGTTCACCCTGATCAAAAATCAGGCTTGTGGAACCTCAACAGCTTCTTCACCTTGTATTACTTTCAGATATCCTGTTGACGGATGCTATGCCAGAGCCCACAAAATGAGACAGATCCTTATCAATAATGGTTATGATGCTGAAAAACAATTTGTCTATGGCAACTTAAAAGCTTCTACAGGTACCTGCTGTGTATCATGGAGCTACCACGTTGCTCTTCTTGTAAGCTATAAAAACGCTTCCGGTGTTACAGAGAAAAGAATCTTTGACCCTTCCCTTTTCCCAAGCGGACCGGTTACAGACGCTGTATGGAGAGCTGCATGTGCCAATTCCAGCTGTGGATCGGTATCGGTAAGTTCATATGCTAATACAGCAGGAAATGTGTATTACAGAAGCCCGGCAGGTGCGCTGATGTATGATAACAGCTACATCAACACCAACTGTGTACTGACCACTTTCAGCTCCTTATCAGGATGCTCTCCTTCCCCGGCTCCTTATGTGGGACACTGTGGATTTTAA
- a CDS encoding heme/hemin ABC transporter substrate-binding protein: protein MKKFILAASILMAVYSCKKEEGAKTENTTETSSEAPKSNNKIVTLNGGITEIVSALGHEKEIVGTDVTSTYPETLKATAKDLGHVRSMTIEPIMAVSPTLILASDKDINPELLGKINSSGIKTEVFKQEFTVDGTKKLIADVAKAVGNTDYQKLNDRIDADLKQVQPIAKKPKVLFIYARGNMLMVAGKNTPMASLISLAGGENAVNDFEDFKPLTPEAVVKANPDVLFFFATGLQGAGGNEGALKMPGVSQTNAGKNKKIIAMDGGLVSSFGPRLGEAAVGLNKLLIENTK from the coding sequence ATGAAAAAATTCATTCTTGCAGCTTCCATCTTAATGGCAGTGTATTCCTGCAAAAAAGAAGAAGGCGCTAAAACAGAAAATACAACGGAAACCTCTTCAGAGGCTCCGAAAAGCAACAATAAAATTGTCACTCTGAACGGTGGGATTACTGAAATCGTAAGTGCATTGGGACACGAAAAAGAAATCGTAGGAACAGATGTTACCAGTACTTATCCGGAAACATTGAAAGCTACCGCTAAAGATCTTGGACACGTAAGATCCATGACGATCGAGCCGATTATGGCAGTAAGTCCTACACTGATCTTAGCTTCAGACAAAGATATCAACCCTGAATTATTAGGAAAAATCAACTCTTCAGGAATCAAAACAGAAGTATTCAAACAGGAATTTACGGTTGACGGAACTAAAAAGCTTATTGCAGATGTTGCCAAAGCAGTAGGAAACACAGACTATCAAAAATTAAATGATAGGATTGACGCTGATCTGAAGCAGGTACAGCCCATCGCGAAAAAACCTAAAGTATTATTCATCTATGCCAGAGGAAATATGCTGATGGTAGCCGGTAAAAATACACCAATGGCTTCATTAATCAGTCTTGCAGGTGGAGAAAATGCAGTAAATGATTTTGAAGATTTCAAACCGTTGACACCGGAAGCCGTGGTAAAAGCAAATCCTGATGTACTGTTCTTCTTTGCAACCGGACTTCAGGGAGCAGGTGGAAATGAAGGAGCCCTTAAGATGCCGGGAGTTTCCCAGACTAATGCCGGGAAAAATAAGAAAATCATCGCAATGGATGGAGGATTGGTTTCCAGTTTTGGACCAAGATTAGGAGAAGCAGCAGTAGGATTAAACAAACTTTTAATTGAGAACACAAAGTAA
- a CDS encoding organic hydroperoxide resistance protein, protein MKTLYTTKVTAQGGRNGHVKSENGVLDLDVRMPKALGGSNDNFANPEMLFAAGYSACFDSALNRVISLSKIKTGETTVTAQVSIGQLDNGGFGLAAELDVNIPGVSIEEAQALTEKAHEICPYSNATRNNMEVKLSVTNN, encoded by the coding sequence ATGAAAACGTTATATACAACAAAAGTAACAGCACAAGGCGGAAGAAACGGTCATGTAAAAAGTGAAAACGGAGTTTTGGACCTTGATGTAAGAATGCCTAAAGCTTTAGGTGGCAGCAATGATAATTTCGCCAACCCTGAAATGCTTTTTGCAGCGGGATATTCTGCCTGTTTTGACAGTGCTCTTAACCGCGTCATCAGCCTTTCTAAAATAAAGACCGGTGAAACAACTGTAACGGCACAGGTAAGCATAGGACAGCTTGACAACGGAGGATTCGGACTGGCGGCAGAACTGGATGTCAATATTCCTGGTGTTTCCATTGAAGAAGCACAGGCACTTACAGAGAAAGCCCACGAGATCTGTCCATATTCTAATGCAACAAGAAATAATATGGAAGTGAAACTTTCCGTAACGAATAACTAA
- a CDS encoding ChaN family lipoprotein: MKNIFIAVLLAGFCSLNAQNFKAYQFYDKKGKEVKTDKLVKELAEYDVVFFGENHNSSVNHWLQLKITEALSEKKNGQIILGAEMFERDNQSQLNNYLSGKFDAKTLKDSTRLWNNYATDYKPLVDFAKQKKLSFIATNIPRRYASQTSKEGIESLNKLSTQEKAYIAQLPIKVTLDTPGYPEMKAMMGDHAEGTKVMNFISAQAVKDATMAESILKNLQAGKTFIHYNGNYHSKEFGGIYWYIKQKNPNLKMAVISVFESEDPELKIPSKDYIPTDFNLIIPSDMTKTF, encoded by the coding sequence ATGAAGAATATTTTCATAGCCGTATTGCTGGCAGGATTCTGTTCATTAAACGCGCAGAATTTTAAAGCCTATCAGTTCTATGATAAAAAAGGAAAAGAAGTAAAGACCGATAAACTAGTTAAAGAACTGGCAGAATATGATGTTGTCTTCTTTGGCGAGAACCATAACAGTTCTGTCAACCACTGGCTTCAGCTGAAAATTACGGAAGCTTTATCCGAAAAGAAAAACGGTCAGATCATTCTGGGTGCCGAAATGTTTGAAAGAGACAACCAATCCCAGCTGAACAATTATCTGAGCGGGAAGTTTGATGCTAAAACCCTTAAAGATTCAACGCGTTTATGGAACAATTACGCTACAGACTATAAGCCTCTTGTTGATTTTGCTAAACAGAAAAAGCTGAGTTTTATTGCAACCAATATCCCTAGAAGATACGCTTCCCAAACGTCCAAAGAAGGAATCGAATCCTTAAATAAATTAAGTACACAGGAGAAAGCATACATTGCCCAGCTCCCCATAAAAGTTACTTTAGATACACCGGGATATCCTGAAATGAAAGCCATGATGGGTGATCATGCGGAAGGAACAAAAGTAATGAACTTTATTTCTGCCCAGGCTGTAAAAGATGCTACCATGGCAGAGTCTATCCTGAAAAATTTGCAGGCCGGGAAAACGTTTATCCATTACAACGGAAACTATCACAGCAAAGAATTCGGAGGCATTTATTGGTATATTAAACAGAAGAATCCCAACCTGAAAATGGCCGTGATCTCTGTTTTTGAATCCGAAGATCCGGAACTGAAAATCCCTTCAAAGGACTATATCCCCACAGATTTTAATCTGATTATTCCTTCGGATATGACGAAGACTTTTTAA